A portion of the Myripristis murdjan chromosome 13, fMyrMur1.1, whole genome shotgun sequence genome contains these proteins:
- the lrrc51 gene encoding leucine-rich repeat-containing protein 51, producing MCDAPVDLSFRCLCSMADALTEEPSGGLQPLKRNSEKKYLSRSLRLNNNIITDLSDLHKTLTHFLAEPSQLAWLDLSFNCISHIDPVLCELQQLRVLYLHGNSICNLAEVKRLGVLQYLHTITLHGNPIETERGYRSHVVSALPQLKAVDFSAVTQQEQVMANVWCHSNNRGRRKVSID from the exons ATGTGCGATGCTCCGGTGGATTTATCATTCAGGTGCCTCTGCTCCATGGCAG ATGCACTTACAGAGGAACCAAGTGGTGGTCTGCAGCCTCTGAAAAGAAACTCTGAAAAGAAATACTTAAGTCGCTCCCTGCGTCTTAATAACAACATCATCACTGACCTGAGCGACCTCCACAAGACTCTCACCCATTTTCTGGCTGAGCCGTCTCAGCTCGCCTGGCTGGATCTGTCCTTCAACTGCATCTCACACATAGACCCA GTTTTGTGTGAGCTCCAGCAGCTGCGTGTGTTGTATCTTCATGGCAACAGCATCTGTAACCTGGCAGAGGTGAAAAGGCTGGGAGTGCTGCAATATCTGCACACCATCACCCTACATGGAAATCCCATAGAGACTGAGAGAGGATACAG GAGCCATGTGGTTTCTGCTCTGCCTCAGCTGAAGGCAGTGGATTTCAGCGCTGTAACACAACAGGAGCAAGTCATGGCAAACGTATGGTGTCACAGCAACAACCGTGGCAGGAGAAAAGTCTCCATTGACTGA